A genomic segment from Malus domestica chromosome 05, GDT2T_hap1 encodes:
- the LOC103445757 gene encoding ankyrin repeat domain-containing protein EMB506, chloroplastic produces MGTVSISALSGLNSISFPRDYNPFVIFNKAGVLTACSTRSGSFRFHGAQRHSKLRTFSVGSLSPTASFRTQVGTWEAPDDGSGSEDEEEEEEEEEEELGFQSEWEEEEGKGVPAAATDAAAAVDKSTTNKYEEDLVKEVEQLLGQEEIAILQKHAAPNIKKISTEKWNPIHTLALSGMVTFMDKLLEDGLDIDVVDKDGTTALHTAIIAKKEAVISHLLRKGASPHVRDKDGATPLHYAVHVGTKRIVKLLIKYKVDVNIADNDGWTPLHVAVQSRNRDIVKILLVNGADKSRRNKDGRTPLDLGLCYGKDFKTYDLTKLLKTVPMDREF; encoded by the exons TTCAATTTCCGCATTGTCGGGTCTAAATTCAATTTCCTTCCCCAGAGATTACAACCCGtttgtaatttttaataaaGCCGGCGTCTTGACAGCGTGTAGTACAAGGAGTGGAAGCTTTAGGTTCCATGGCGCTCAGAGGCACTCAAAGCTGAGGACTTTTTCGGTCGGTTCGTTGAGCCCGACTGCTTCGTTTCGGACCCAGGTGGGAACTTGGGAAGCACCCGACGATGGCAGCGGCAGCGAAgacgaggaggaagaagaagaagaagaagaagaagaattgggTTTCCAAAGTGAATGGGAGGAAGAAGAGGGAAAAGGTGTTCCAGCTGCTGCTActgatgctgctgctgctgttgatAAGTCCacaacaaacaagtatgaagaGGATCTTGTAAAAG AAGTTGAACAGCTCTTGGGGCAAGAAGAAATAGCAATTTTGCAAAAGCATGCGGCTCCCAACATCAAGAAAATATCAACG GAAAAATGGAACCCGATACATACACTTGCACTGTCAGGGATGGTAACTTTCATGGACAAGCTACTTGAAGATGGTTTAGATATTGACGTTGTTGATAAG GATGGTACAACTGCTCTTCATACTGCAATCATAGCCAAAAAGGAAGCTGTAATTAGTCATCTGCTAAGAAAAGGTGCAAGTCCTCATGTCAGAGACAAG GATGGCGCTACGCCacttcattacgcagtacatgtAGGCACCAAGCGGATTGTCAAGTTATTGATCAAATATAAAGTTGATGTCAATATTGCAGATAAT GATGGATGGACTCCGTTGCATGTTGCTGTTCAAAGTAGAAACAGAGACATTGTGAAAATTTTGTTAGTCAATGGTGCAGATAAGAGCAGAAGAAATAAG GATGGCAGAACTCCGCTAGATCTGGGTTTATGTTATGGGAAAGATTTCAAGACCTATGACCTCACCAAGCTACTGAAGACGGTGCCAATGGACAGAGAGTTTTAG